A window of the Candidatus Rokuibacteriota bacterium genome harbors these coding sequences:
- a CDS encoding type II secretion system protein N encodes MSRRLLVLNVVLGIVSIALAAGIVRTLIVRRALPAPAAPPAATAPPPAAASVSVEPDLSGYAVIAARNLFNPGRSERAVAAAPVAKPILHGVVIDGAKSRAFLEDPAAKRVAGYSVGDMIGGGRIQQIAEDKVVIERPEGPLEVLLRDPSKPRATTVSAAPGQRPPAAAVAPAPPSPPTPPASTPPQLRRRVPLLGQPGYE; translated from the coding sequence ATGTCGCGACGGCTCCTAGTCCTCAACGTCGTGCTCGGCATCGTGAGCATCGCGCTCGCGGCAGGCATCGTGCGCACGCTCATCGTGAGACGCGCGCTGCCTGCGCCAGCCGCGCCGCCGGCCGCGACAGCGCCGCCGCCGGCCGCGGCATCGGTGAGCGTGGAGCCCGACCTCTCGGGCTACGCGGTGATCGCGGCCCGGAACCTCTTCAACCCAGGCCGAAGCGAGAGGGCGGTGGCTGCGGCGCCCGTGGCCAAACCTATCCTCCACGGCGTGGTGATAGACGGCGCCAAGAGCCGCGCCTTCCTCGAGGACCCCGCCGCCAAGCGGGTGGCTGGCTACTCCGTGGGCGACATGATTGGCGGCGGCCGCATCCAGCAGATCGCCGAAGACAAGGTCGTGATCGAGCGACCTGAAGGTCCCCTCGAAGTCCTGCTGCGGGATCCGTCCAAGCCCAGGGCGACCACGGTCAGCGCGGCACCGGGCCAGCGGCCTCCGGCTGCAGCAGTGGCACCGGCACCACCGTCGCCTCCGACTCCGCCCGCTTCAACGCCTCCCCAGCTCAGGCGGCGCGTGCCGCTTCTAGGGCAGCCGGGCTATGAGTAG
- the gspM gene encoding type II secretion system protein GspM — MATLTRRERTLIGLAVAGLLVVALYLYVVEPLVVRGRELAELAPAREATLEARRRLIAQRPRLTEELNEAGRGFEEQAARLLPGPTPPLAASELQKLVKEVAAAANVDVRSERVLPPADLAGLQEVPIELTVTGNMRETMTLLYQIERTTRLLTVRDIKVRVVAVGQPRELLTTLTVAGYLLPPPAGAGTN; from the coding sequence ATGGCAACCCTGACCCGTCGCGAGCGCACCCTGATCGGTCTCGCCGTGGCCGGCCTGCTGGTCGTGGCCCTGTACCTCTACGTCGTGGAGCCGCTGGTCGTCCGGGGCCGTGAGCTGGCCGAGCTGGCGCCGGCGCGCGAGGCTACGCTTGAGGCGCGGCGCCGGCTGATCGCGCAGCGGCCGCGGCTGACCGAGGAGCTGAACGAGGCCGGGCGGGGCTTCGAGGAGCAGGCCGCGCGCCTCCTCCCCGGGCCCACCCCGCCGTTGGCGGCGTCGGAGCTTCAGAAGCTGGTCAAAGAGGTGGCAGCGGCGGCCAATGTGGACGTGCGCAGCGAGCGCGTGCTGCCGCCCGCCGACCTGGCAGGGCTGCAGGAAGTGCCGATAGAGCTGACCGTGACCGGAAATATGCGAGAGACCATGACCTTGCTCTACCAGATCGAGCGCACGACCAGGCTCCTCACGGTCCGGGACATCAAGGTCCGCGTGGTCGCCGTCGGCCAGCCGCGGGAGCTCCTCACCACCCTGACCGTCGCAGGCTACCTCCTGCCCCCGCCGGCGGGCGCGGGGACCAACTAA